A region from the Lepidochelys kempii isolate rLepKem1 chromosome 16, rLepKem1.hap2, whole genome shotgun sequence genome encodes:
- the SEC16A gene encoding protein transport protein Sec16A isoform X2, with translation MQPPPQTVPAGAGGPPPAGIARNTYWRNSPFSRRANAPVSGATAPVQPVTDPFAFGRQTPQGSLLGNPSKGNPLIMPGPASSVFPRPAGVHSSQSYAGDNSHGLPTSLSTSVSQPGITSNTFSNVVTPSSPAHIINSTAEIHQMHPNAEHGPHNSSAQSLYNTGAAHEKSLSGHPAMAHVANRPLSRQDINRDPSNNSSVPTIAPFLPPPVQQTPPQWRPIQDNLQPQVQNYWPYTEPPSQNAVYSVSHSSAVKSHLPPQANLHQGPVHQHIPQSTMQAPLPIGGEKNEISSFPVANHHVNNFQPENMFRQNVRMTNPWPSQPYQEQFYPQPLLPDAGFVNPITQENNPQKQSQNVSETPSGHTSTNADSGTISMFFKGDEAENEEILSSEKNDLSGKANYDACQLNSGHMYHQPLHPQQAATSVLSQPEISTGSANETVQKGMDVQYFSKTISSQHDTQTSKNSMYISDDKANDSKANENVGSHYENVENLECIQNQEVLPSEPQNINRSSPSVGSDLYRYGSLPGQLLPKNTIVSHAERGPNLEAPDLLPHPVRSDSVSSNYSNISHRSVSSSTRPQELIGTFIQQESGKPDEESSASFFKQIDSSPLGGDSSEPNVSKNYHSNLSQPQTPSPPKPTGIFQTSANSSFEPVRSHGVGVKPAEVDQAKMVVELRENHPNQKNTKKSMATPAASPGNLEQPPDNLETIFMPQVHPLPLTVTGESGNMLQPASGPVVENIQLVPEKRPSTRAQGATKKCESPATTLWAHNELPNFGGNVLLAPAAPAVYVPAKQTVEIIQPPEEGLSNQQPNKPECVPVQPSQPGNVSSENLENPPKMGEEEALQSQASSGYASLLSSPPTESLQNHPILIAQPNQSYNLAQPINFSLSLCNQLTRNENNLSLKDPGVEDKPVTGLQAPHAGGILPGEDVSLSVMQVGSSVNMPPSSNLSHSNLLQSPVNSSEITSNQSTNLMQPPSQTPVNLAPEGQKNTNSEGCLPEFASKPGSDSAVSPGTNLPSGNASVVLVPPVYTMVPNNNSTNDSHSHEENSGALDFTVIRTLDKSKTSNPGQMHNPLLSCGPVFPQQPVKHASQMGPDTHDKQHFYQQVTQDVQLQAPSDRATQGALLSQQQKQTAQMPQTVPSGQSLVPSNYQMASGIKPTQAPQRQENQMPTNRYYPAGLPEGSSTQPPTSYSQTSADKQPFSGQSLSAPTSSASVTTSQRAMPAMQQEQNPPPSQTPQDACGPPQNPYYYYRHPYDAYQTPYPQPYPPLDLRSAAHLYYQDDVYGQYGPRYHHYGRSNAAYVEPGGYRYGEPERPSSRASQCSDRPPSRQGYTEDYYNPKSGWNDYYADYYANPYNYGDPSRWERYPSAYDSRYRDPRSYDQRYWYDTEQNPYQKREAYPYDNRQDRYEDHWRYDPRFAGSFDDETEPHRDPYGDEFDRRSVHSEHSAHSLRSSHSVHSHQSSFSSRSQQSQLYRSNHDLTANAYETTTQPVSLHTDYPYSGYPANFDGQQPFTDYGYSAETGWPSVEQVPSRPSTPEKFLVPHVCARFGPGGHLTKVLSNLPSEGQPALVEIHSMETMLQHMPEQEEMRAFPGPLAKDDTHKVDVINFAQNKATQCFQNENLIDKESASLLWDFIVLLCRQNGTVVGTDIAELLLRDHKTVWLPGKSPNEANLIDFTNEALEQVEEESGEAQLSFLTDSLITTIDSLERETERFRELLLYGRKKDALESAMKHGLWGHALLLASKMDSRTHARVMTRFANSLPINDPLQTVYQLMSGRMPAASTCCGDEKWGDWRPHLAMVLSNLTNNMDVESRTITTMGDTLASKGLLDAAHFCYLMAQIGFGVYTKKTTKLVLIGSNHSLPFLKFATNEAIQRTESYEYAQSLGTQPCCLPNFQVFKFIYACRLAEMGLAAQAFHYCEVISKTVLKNPYYYSPVLIGQLIQISSQLRLFDPQIKEKPEQELFIEPSWLVRLRHLDGQIKDGTIAYNADRSTPQQYACSTPSSELDHISQCDGTGSGQEMGPATENPLLASLLPNTVHPMQGVQLMPSAPQTILEESAAVTPPIQQETVGVPFYPVAPPSIGPGSGFAPPGFPNQYGAEQSSLYLGSTMPPGGPPPQAAEPRPEEQLNQETAMQRIPQESPIQKTFPEQREEDFYGKMANMGYGRRSRTTSESSTHSIGRERCNSAAKQPSPPPPSIPEGKETNKEIKKEPAARKSGANWFRWLMGKGKNEAHLPDDKNKSIVWDEKKQRWVNLDEPEEESKPLPPPPAGVPKAPQTAPPGPGGPPGVNMFSRKAAGTRARYVDILNPSGAKCSGAVPAPSDLFAPLAPMPIPANLFVPNSVPEEQQPMEGSGAREQTFSANQVSADVTTEPQYLNSTMLPPGSELPGSNPDGSHSGELSRSSSMSSLSREVSQHFNQPLRSVPPSGGPPAGTVQFYNPSQFAQSPATTGSSRLGRIGQRKYPTLK, from the exons ATGCAGCCACCTCCACAGACAGTTCCAGCAGGGGCTGGTGGACCTCCTCCTGCAGGAATTGCTCGGAACACGTATTGGCGAAACAGCCCATTTAGTAGACGGGCAAATGCACCGGTCTCAGGAGCAACTGCCCCGGTGCAACCTGTGACAGACCCTTTTGCATTTGGCAGGCAAACTCCACAAGGTTCCCTGTTAGGTAATCCATCCAAAGGCAATCCCCTGATTATGCCAGGTCCTGCTTCATCAGTGTTTCCTCGTCCAGCTGGTGTGCATTCTTCTCAATCATATGCAGGGGATAATTCTCATGGACTGCCTACATCTTTATCAACATCTGTATCTCAACCAGGAATAACTTCAAATACATTTTCTAATGTGGTGACTCCTTCATCGCCAGCACATATTATAAATAGCACTGCAGAAATCCATCAAATGCATCCAAATGCAGAACATGGACCCCATAACTCTTCAGCACAGTCGCTTTATAATACAGGAGCAGCACACGAAAAGTCTCTCAGTGGACATCCAGCTATGGCACATGTGGCAAACAGACCCCTAAGCAGACAAGATATTAATAGGGATCCAAGCAACAATAGTTCAGTGCCTACAATAGCACCATTTCTCCCTCCACCTGTTCAACAAACCCCACCTCAGTGGAGACCCATTCAAGATAACCTGCAGCCTCAAGTTCAGAACTACTGGCCCTATACTGAGCCACCTTCTCAGAATGCAGTTTATAGTGTTTCTCACTCTTCTGCTGTTAAGTCCCATCTTCCTCCCCAAGCAAATCTGCATCAGGGACCCGTACATCAACATATTCCACAAAGTACCATGCAAGCACCTTTGCCCATTGGTGGTGAAAAGAATGAGATAAGCAGCTTCCCAGTTGCCAACCACCATGTGAACAACTTTCAGCCTGAAAATATGTTTAGACAGAATGTAAGAATGACTAATCCTTGGCCAAGTCAACCTTACCAAGAACAGTTTTACCCACAGCCTCTTTTACCAGATGCTGGTTTTGTTAATCCCATCACTCAGGAAAATAACCCACAAAAACAATCTCAAAATGTGTCTGAAACACCAAGTGGACATACATCCACAAATGCAGATTCAGGAACTATCTCCATGTTTTTCAAAGGGGATGAGGCAGAAAATGAAGAAATACTTTCATCAGAAAAAAATGATCTGTCCGGTAAAGCTAACTATGatgcttgtcagctaaattcagGACATATGTATCACCAACCACTGCATCCTCAGCAAGCTGCAACTAGTGTTCTCTCTCAACCAGAGATTAGCACAGGCTCAGCTAATGAGACAGTGCAAAAGGGAATGGATGTCCAATATTTTTCTAAAACTATAAGCAGCCAGCATGACACACAGACCAGTAAAAACTCTATGTATATTAGTGATGACAAAGCAAATGATAGCAAAGCTAATGAGAATGTTGGGTCACATTATGAAAATGTTGAGAACCTGGAATGCATTCAGAATCAAGAAGTTCTGCCAAGCGAACCACAGAATATTAATCGCTCATCCCCAAGTGTAGGTTCTGATCTGTACAGATATGGGTCACTACCGGGGCAGTTGCTTCCAAAGAACACCATTGTGAGCCATGCAGAAAGAGGACCAAATCTAGAGGCACCCGACTTGTTACCTCATCCGGTCCGATCTGATAGTGTATCCTCAAACTACAGTAACATAAGCCACAGGAGTGTTTCTAGTTCAACAAGACCTCAAGAGCTTATTGGTACATTTATTCAGCAAGAAAGTGGGAAGCCTGATGAGGAGTCCTCTGCCAGTTTCTTTAAGCAGATTGACTCCTCTCCTTTGGGAGGAGATTCGAGTGAGCCAAATGTCAGCAAGAATTACCATAGTAATCTGTCACAGCCTCAAACTCCAAGTCCCCCCAAACCTACAGGAATATTTCAGACAAGTGCAAATAGTTCTTTTGAACCAGTAAGGTCCCATGGGGTTGGGGTAAAACCTGCAGAGGTTGACCAAGCGAAAATGGTGGTTGAACTAAGAGAGAACCACCCAAACCAAAAGAATACTAAGAAAAGTATGGCTACGCCTGCTGCCTCACCAGGTAATCTTGAACAGCCGCCAGATAACCTGGAAACTATTTTCATGCCCCAAGTACATCCATTGCCTCTTACAGTCACTGGTGAATCTGGAAACATGTTGCAACCTGCTAGTGGACCTGTTGTGGAAAACATACAATTGGTACCTGAGAAAAGACCCTCAACTAGAGCACAGGGAGCAACTAAAAAGTGTGAGAGTCCAGCAACAACTCTCTGGGCTCACAATGAGTTACCTAACTTTGGGGGTAATGTCCTTCTAgcccctgctgctcctgcagtGTATGTACCTGCTAAACAGACAGTGGAAATTATTCAACCGCCCGAAGAAGGGCTGTCCAATCAGCAGCCAAATAAACCAGAGTGTGTTCCTGTGCAGCCGTCCCAGCCTGGAAATGTATCTTCTGAAAACCTTGAGAATCCTCCCAAAATGGGAGAAgaggaggcacttcagtctcaGGCAAGTTCAGGTTATGCAAGTTTGTTGTCTTCTCCACCCACAGAATCTCTGCAAAATCATCCTATTTTGATTGCCCAGCCTAATCAAAGCTATAATTTGGCTCAGCCAattaatttttctctttctttatgtAATCAGCTAACCAGGAATGAAAATAATCTTTCACTGAAAGATCCTGGAGTTGAAGATAAACCCGTAACAGGACTCCAAGCTCCACATGCTGGTGGGATCCTCCCTGGGGAAGATGTGTCATTGTCTGTGATGCAGGTTGGATCTTCAGTTAATATGCCTCCATCTTCTAATCTGTCACATTCTAATTTATTACAAAGCCCTGTTAATTCTTCAGAAATCACCTCAAATCAATCCACAAATTTGATGCAACCTCCATCTCAAACTCCAGTTAATTTGGCTCCAGAAGGTCAAAAGAATACTAATTCAGAAGGTTGTCTGCCTGAATTTGCTAGTAAACCAGGATCTGACTCAGCTGTTTCTCCTGGGACAAATCTCCCCAGTGGAAATGCAAGTGTGGTGTTAGTCCCACCAGTGTATACCATGGTGCCTAATAATAATTCTACAAATGACTCACATAGTCATGAAGAAAATTCTGGAGCACTTGATTTTACAGTAATACGGACACTGGACAAAAGCAAGACCAGTAATCCTGGACAGATGCATAATCCGTTACTTTCTTGTGGTCCAGTATTTCCTCAACAGCCAGTCAAACATGCTAGCCAGATGGGGCCAGACACACATGACAAACAACATTTCTATCAACAGGTAACACAAGATGTGCAGCTTCAGGCTCCATCAGACAGAGCCACACAGGGGGCATTGCTTTCTCAGCAACAAAAGCAGACTGCTCAAATGCCGCAAACAGTACCTTCTGGGCAGTCCTTGGTTCCTTCAAATTATCAGATGGCTTCAGGAATTAAACCTACCCAAGCACCACAGCGACAAGAGAATCAGATGCCAACTAATAGGTATTATCCAGCGGGTCTCCCAGAGGGTAGTTCAACACAGCCACCAACAAGCTATAGTCAAACAAGTGCTGATAAACAACCATTTTCTGGTCAGTCATTGAGTGCTCCAACTTCATCAGCATCTGTTACCACCAGTCAGCGAGCCATGCCAGCCATGCAGCAAGAGCAGAATCCACCACCTTCTCAGACTCCTCAGGATGCCTGTGGGCCACCACAAAACCCTTACTACTATTACAGACATCCTTATGATGCTTATCAGACTCCATATCCACAGCCTTACCCTCCCCTGGATCTTAGAAGTGCAGCTCATCTCTATTAccag GATGATGTCTATGGACAATATGGTCCCCGCTACCATCACTATGGTAGAAGCAATGCTGCCTATGTGGAGCCTGGTGGTTATCGATATGGTGAGCCTGAGCGTCCTAGTTCCAGAGCTAGTCAGTGCTCTGATAGACCTCCTTCTAG acAGGGGTATACTGAAGATTATTATAATCCAAAAAGTGGTTGGAATGATTACTATGCAGACTACTATGCAAACCCATATAATTATGGAG atccaaGTCGCTGGGAACGTTACCCATCAGCATATGACTCCAGATATAGAGATCCCAGAAGTTATGACCAGAGATACTGGTATGACACTGAACAGAATCCATACCAAAAGAGAGAGGCATATCCATATGATAACAG ACAAGACCGATATGAAGATCACTGGCGATATGATCCTCGCTTTGCTGGAAGCTTTGATGATGAAACTGAGCCTCACAGAGACCCTTATGGTGATGAATTTGACAGACGAAGTGTCCACAGTGAACATTCTGCCCATAGTCTCCGTAGTTCCCACAGTGTTCATAGCCATCAGAGCAGCTTCAGTTCTCGCTCTCAGCAA AGCCAGCTTTATAGAAGCAACCATGATCTGACCGCTAATGCATATGAAACCACCACCCAGCCAGTCTCACTTCACACAGATTATCCATACAGCGGATACCCTGCTAATTTTGATGGTCAACAGCCTTTTACAGATTATGGCTACTCAGCTGAAACTGGATGGCCATCTGTAGAACAAG TCCCATCAAGACCCTCAACGCCTGAGAAATTTTTAGTGCCTCATGTCTGTGCAAGGTTTGGTCCTGGGGGCCATCTGACAAAAGTGCTGTCAAACCTGCCTTCAGAAGGACAGCCGGCTTTGGTTGAGATACACAGTATGGAG actatGTTGCAACATATGCCAGAACAAGAAGAGATGAGAGCCTTTCCGGGCCCTCTTGCTAA aGATGATACCCATAAAGTGGATGTCATTAATTTTGCACAAAACAAAGCCACACAGTGCTTTCAGAATGAAAATCTAATTGACAAAGAGTCTGCAAGCCTGCTTTGGGATTTTATTGTATTGTTGTGCAGACAGAATGGG ACCGTAGTGGGCACAGACATTGCAGAGCTTTTGCTACGGGATCACAAAACAGTCTGGCTTCCTGGGAAATCGCCCAATGAAGCAAACTTGATTGACTTCACTAATGAGGCTTTGGAGCAAGTGGAAGAGGAGTCTGGTGAAGCTCAACTCTCATTTCTCACCGATAGTCTTATAACCACAATTGACAGTcttgaaagagagacagagagattcaGGGAACTTCTGCTTTATGGTCGTAAGAAG GATGCTTTGGAGTCTGCCATGAAGCATGGATTATGGGGTCATGCTCTGCTTCTTGCCAGTAAAATGGACAGCAGAACACATGCAAGAGTCATGACCAG ATTTGCCAACAGTCTTCCAATTAATGATCCCCTGCAAACTGTTTACCAGCTAATGTCTGGAAGAATGCCAGCAGCATCCACA TGCTGTGGAGATGAGAAATGGGGAGACTGGAGGCCTCATCTGGCTATGGTGCTATCCAACTTGACCAATAACATGGATGTGGAATCAAGGACTATTACCACCATGGGAGATACTCTTG CTTCTAAAGGCCTTTTAGATGCTGCTCATTTTTGCTACCTGATGGCCCAGATCGGGTTTGGCGTTTATACAAAGAAAACAACGAAGCTTGTTCTAATTGGATCAAATCACAG CTTGCCATTTTTAAAGTTTGCCACCAATGAAGCCATTCAAAGAACGGAATCCTATGAATATGCACAGTCACTGGGAACGCAGCCCTGCTGTTTACCCAATTTCCAG GTTTTCAAATTCATCTATGCTTGCCGACTAGCTGAGATGGGACTTGCTGCACAAGCGTTTCATTATTGTGAAGTGATTTCCAAAACCGTTCTTAAAAATCCCTACTATTATTCGCCTGTGCTTATCGGCCAACTTATTCAG ATATCATCTCAGTTGCGCCTGTTCGACCCACAGATTAAAGAGAAACCAGAGCAGGAATTATTTATTGAACCTTCATGGTTGGTACGACTTCGGCACTTGGATGGACAGATCAAG GATGGTACGATAGCTTACAATGCAGATAGATCCACCCCTCAGCAGTATGCCTGTAGCACACCAAGCTCTGAATTAGACCATATCAGTCAGTGTGATGGAACAGGATCTGGACAGGAAATGGGGCCTGCTACTGAAAACCCATTGTTGGCATCCTTGTTACCTAATACGGTGCACCCCATGCAAGGTGTGCAGCTAATGCCTTCAG CCCCTCAGACTATCCTTGAGGAATCAGCAGCTGTGACTCCTCCTattcagcaagaaactgttggTGTTCCTTTCTATCCTGTAGCCCCTCCCTCTATTGGGCCAGGGTCTGGCTTTGCACCACCAGGCTTTCCAAATCAATATGGAGCTGAACAGTCTTCACTGTACCTGGGATCTACAATGCCACCGGGAGGACCACCTCCGCAAGCAGCAGAACCACGGCCAGAAGAGCAGTTAAACCAGGAAACAG CAATGCAGAGAATTCCCCAGGAATCTCCAATTCAAAAAACTTTCCCTGAACAAAGAGAGGAGGATTTCTATGGAAAAATGGCAAACATG GGCTATGGGCGAAGATCTCGGACCACCTCAGAATCCTCCACCCATTCTATAGGACGAGAAAGATGCAACTCTGCAGCAAAGcagccctctcctcctcctccatccattCCTGAAGGGAAAGAGACCAACAAAGAGATCAAGAAGGAGCCAGCAGCGAGAAAG agtGGTGCAAATTGGTTTCGCTGGCTGATGGGAAAAGGAAAGAATGAAGCTCACCTTCCAGATGATAAGAACAAATCA ATTGTTTGGGATGAAAAGAAACAGCGCTGGGTTAATTTAGACGAGCCAGAAGAGGAG AGCAAGCCACTGCCACCACCTCCAGCCGGGGTTCCTAAAGCTCCTCAGACTGCTCCACCTGGGCCCGGGGGTCCACCTGGTGTCAACATGTTTTCCAGAAAAGCAG CAGGAACCAGAGCTCGTTACGTTGACATTCTAAACCCAAGTGGAGCGAAATGCAGTGGTGCTGTTCCTGCCCCATCAGACCTCTTTGCCCCCTTGGCACCAATGCCTATCCCTGCAAACTTGTTTGTTCCAAACTCAG TTCCTGAGGAACAGCAACCTATGGAAGGGAGCGGGGCACGAGAACAGACATTCTCTGCAAATCAAGTCAGCGCTGATGTTACTACAGAACCACAG taTTTAAACTCTACAATGCTTCCACCTGGTTCTGAACTCCCTGGGTCCAATCCAGATGGCTCCCATTCAGGAGAG CTTTCGCGCTCTAGTTCAATGAGTTCATTATCACGTGAAGTAAGCCAGCATTTTAATCAG CCTCTCCGTAGTGTGCCACCTTCTGGGGGACCTCCAGCAGGAACTGTTCAGTTCTACAACCCTTCTCAATTTGCACAA TCTCCTGCAACTACTGGAAGTTCAAGGCTGGGGAGAATTGGACAGAGAAAATACCCAACATTGAAATAG